The genomic stretch atttcccctccctttttgagttgtgagctgccctgagtcccttcagggaaaagggcggcatacaaataaaattaaaccaaaccAATCTGCAGGTGCACTGCAATTAGTGCGGGGAAGGATTTAGGCTTCTATGCCCAAATCAGCATGCTTTACTAGCAACTTTGGCCAGTAGCTGATCCAGTTTTGTCCCTTGCCAAGGGGTTAGGGCTAAGGTTAAGGTTGCTTTACGAGAATGAGAATGCTTTAAGGGAAGCCCCATGCCTGTGCTGAAGGGCtcagaagcctctggagggcatccCAAATTCCAGGAATCTATCCTGCAAAACTCTGTTGCTCCATACTTCTGAAACTTCTATAAGCAGGTGGCCTCAGGATATCCTCAGGACCAAGCTGTCCAGATGGAAGAATCCACACCTGAAGTAAGTATATCAAGTCACCATCATCAGAGAAAACCTATCCACCGAATGGATTTAACCCTCTAGAAAATGCAAGGCATTATTGCAAGTTCGCCACCTGGTCAGTGGTTTCTTGTGCGGGGAGGGGTCATTCCCTCAGATGTCCTGTCTTTATAGGCCACCAGCACCCCCTAGTGGCCTTACGGTTCCCCTTGTGGACAAGACACTTCCTGCCATGCCTCTTCGGAGCCATTTGTTGGGTAAATAAAGCTTCTTTAGAAGACCAGCTTCAGCCATTTTGCTGCCCCATTTTCCCgtatgggaagttatcatccagccctctcccagaaaaatgaaatatcctaggaaatattgaaaaggcagaatatttctctggatgtgaaaagaaggaaacatgctttaaaagacagaatagttgcctgtagcttcctgcctatccccactttgtcaataggccattgagaaggccaggctagcccactttacataataaagacctccccactgcagctgtagggggaagggatattactcaactctccacatggcatctgagaactcatctatacctggattcaaaacagcctagagagtagccccctgcatggcaccacgggagtctgacaaccaatcagaatgcatttcttacacaggaacaggaaacagagaggtgggactaaacagggtataaaaagcctagcaagccccttcctcggcccttctcttcttctccacctacattgaagcatgtgatcccctttcctgttcagggctcaagccatgtggccctgtccaacaataaaccatctttccaagcagcctccatgtctccggtgtcttcttccccacttggagccgaacccagaaggacatttctttcaacacaagaAAATGCAAGAAAAGGAAAGGCTGCAAGAAAAGAAATCAGCCAGGCGTATCGTTGACACgagtactttatttattttattttaaaggatgACATGGGACCCTGTAACTCTGTTTGCATCGAGGCAGACGCCTCTTAAAATAGACTAAAAGTAGTGCAATATGTAAAGTGACTTTGGGCACACTGCTTTCACCTAGGCATTTATCTCAGGAACCAGATGACTACCCAACTGGCCTAATCTGCTTCCAGTCCTAGTTAGATCTGGTGGGAGGGCTCCAAAGCCTCTTTACAAAGCTGCACAGGAGAATTTCTTCTTCGTTCCCAGCTTCTGAAGCAGGAGAGCCGCTCACTTCCACATCATCTCAAGGAGGCCAAGCAAGTGTCACCATGAGGGTGCAACACAGCTGCTTCTCCTCCTGAGGAAAAGTGCTggtttttctattattgttaggGCCCAGGACCGAATCCGATCAGGTAAGGAAGCATCGTGCAAAAGCCTTTCCAGACAACTTCATTACACGGACCCAATTCACAATTCCTGGAAAGCACAATAATTTCCCCATCCACGAGGTTTGAAAGATCCCTGGTTTCAAAGAGGACTGGGCTATATAATCATGGGGATCTGGTGGGCAGCCGTAAGGCCTCTACCCACCAATAGCTATGCTCGTTGAACATCTATTCCCAATTAATTTCAGGTCCTCTTCGAACTGGATCTAAGTaggagaatggatggatgggccAGAAAAGATTCTGGATCTGACCTTTCCCGATTGCCTGAGATATGTGAAGATAATCCCTAAACACCTACTCCTGCTAGGATGTGCTGCaatttttggcactcagtgtggCCTCCGAAGAAATTTCAGTTATCTTCAAAAAACAAAGAGAATACACAGCAGGAAACCTCACGGTTCagaattaatagaataaaaaGATCCAGGCAGCAAAAAACTGAGATTAAGAGTACAAGGGGATTTAGGCACATTTCTCCCTCTGCAATCTTGAACTAGGCAGCCCTCACTTAGAGAGATGATTCCATGTCCTGGGACACAATACCcacgctacacacacacacatgaagcaTGTGCACACGCTTTCCTTCCTTCTGCGTGTGGAATAATAGAGGCCATCGAATTCCATGGGAAATGGCCTCCACAAATAGGAAGACTTGGGACGTATTTTTTTTTAACCGGCTGTTAGTCGCCAACTGTGAAATGATATTTCAAAAAGGATTATTGCCACCGGAAGAGAGGTCAGGAGTAGGAGCCGCTTTCAATTCcatgccttttttccccccagaaaaatATCCTAATATCCTGCACTGTCCCATCTGGAAGGGGgctaggaaaaggaagggagggagggagttaaGAAAAAGGGAGACTCCGTTATCTGTTAACTAGTGAAAGAAGAAGAGTTAGGAGAGTTGTAAGGTTACTGTAAGGGGAGGAGAGAGCTGTGTCAAGAGTTTGGAAATGGATCTTGTGGTCAGATAATCTGATGAGAATTAGatctgggggcggggggagggaataaGTAACATGCAAgcaaagtaaataaagtaaataaacagGAAATTCTAGGAAGCAAGACTTCAAGGGCTggttttttcctcttcccccgCCAGTGGGCTGATAATGCCCTCGAGAAACagctcctcctccttgtcttcctTCAGTTTGGCTTCCAGAGAAGTGAGGCGTTGCTTGAGCTTCATCTGAGCGGCATCGTATTCCGCCAAGAGGCGAGAGAAACGAGTATTCAGCGTCTCCAGGCTGGTCTCCAACCTGTCCAGCTTCTGGCCCACATCCATCGCTTCCATGCTTTCCGCCGCGGCGGCTTCATCCAGCAGGCCCTCTTTGGTGAGGATCTCTCGGCCACGTTCTTCCAGGACCCTCTTGGCATCCGGATACTCAGTCACCGCTTCCATGAGGTCTTCtttggagaggcagaagaggtcGGAGTAGCCGATGCTCCGAATATTCGCCGTCCGCCTGTTCCCCATTTTGCTTCCTTTAATGTTGAGGATGCTGATTTCCCCAAAGCAGCAGCCGGCCGTCAGCAAGGCGAATTGCGTAATACCGTCGTCTGCCACCACCGCCAACTTCCCTTCCTTAATGATGTACATTTCTTTACCGATATCTCCTTTCCGGCAAATATAATCGCCCGGGCTGAAAACCTGAGGGCGAAGCTTGAGCACCAATTCCACCAGGAGCCCAGCCTCACAGTCCTGGAATATCCGCACTTTCTTCAGGGTTTCCAGGTGGACGTTGATGGCTATTTCAGCCCTCAGTTTATCAGGAAGGTTTTTGAGCACCTCCCACTCATCCACAGTTTTCTTGTTGGTCCAAAGATAATCAAACCACCTAATAACCTTCGCTTCCATCTCTCTGCTTACTTTACGGAAGTGCATATAGTGCTTGACGGCATCGATCTTGGCCTGGAATTCCGCCCTGTTGGCATTCATGTTGGAGATCATGGAGCCCACGTTCCCCACAATAGTAGCAAAGATGAGAACTCCAATGAGGAAGTCAAAGATGACAAAGAGGTATTCCTCATCGCGCACAGGGGGAGGGGTCTCACCAATGGTGGTCAAGGTCAACGTGGACCAGTAGAGGCAATAGATATACTCCCTGGTCAGGTATCCATATTCTGGATCTGAGATATTTGGATAAACCCAGGTGTCTTCTCCAAAGCCAATGGCCTTGGAGATGGCGTAGTAAATGCAGGCATTCCAGTGGATGATGACTAAAATGTACATCACCAAATTGCAGATCCTAAAGATGTTCGGGTAACTGGTTCTCGTTTCGGTCCGGTCAAAGAACTCAAACATGCGAGGGAAATGCAGCAGCCGGTTGAAGCGTAACTCAGGCCGATGGATGCCAACGGCGAAATAGACCAAGTCAGTAGGCAGAATGGATAGGATGTCCAACTTGAACTGCAAAGTGGCAAAATATTTCGCACGCAGCTTCTTGAAGTCTTTGACGAGTAATCCCTGCTCAAGGAAACCTACCAGGGGGAAACACAAAGAGCAATTCAAGTATGGTTacgcgtgacccgacaaaagggcgaacgacaaaaccgcgcccgactaaaccgcgtcgctaaaaccgcgacgtcatcagcgcggcgacaacagcacggagacagaagggcgctttaacttaaggtaaggtttagggttagggttagggttagggttagggttagggttagggttagggttacgtttagggttaggtttagggttaggtttagggttagggttagggttagggttaggattaggtttagggttaggtttaggattaggtttagggttaggttaagggttaggtttagggttaggtttagggttgggttaagggttaggtttaggattaggtttagggttaggttaagggttagggttagggttagggttagggttagggttagggttagggttagggttagggttagggttagggttagggttagggttagggttagcattatgtttagggttaggtttagggttaggtttagttttacagcacgcttctgtcgccgcgctgttgtcagtgtgattcagcgctcattcatcggagcgctttagaaaaCACGGTTTTGTCatcgcagtttagtcgggcgtggttttgtcgttcgcccttttgtcagtgaaccatggTTATGTACATCATTCTTTCCTCCTGTTCCTTATATCCAGGGTCCACAGTCTGCCTGTGATCAGCGAAAGGGCTACTCTGGATCGCACAACAACATAAAAGACAACATCTTCCATTCTCACAGTGATGAAGGTTGGCGAGACCAAATATTGAAAGCTACAAGGGCCCATTCTGAACATTTGTTCATTTAGCTGGCTATCAGGGCAGCTTCATGCCCAGGATGGCCACTactcagggccggattttcctataggctaactaggcttcagcctagggcctcaagatcaagaggggcctacattcaaattgttagcaaaattaaaattacactattctaaaaacagtgaacactaaaacactgaaccgaaaataaggagaaattctacgcacgtgactaataaacaaacctaaaaatgtattggttaagatagctccagcgccgcggcagttggggagcccgcccacgttcccggcaccggcggtcaggcgagagacgcggccgctcccagtagccgccccgttgacgcggagcccaccagcggccaggcaggtgagggcgagggggccgagccgggcagctgagcgcagcgggggaggtggctggcctcgctgcctttgtcgccgagcagagccgccctccgtcgggaggccagctgtatatattgatatatattgatatatcacagtaatgatgtattttattgtctctcaaacttaaaaatgggaggtgaaagggcctcataagtggaatagcctagggcctcttttcatctaaatccggccctgctacTACTGCCCAGTTTGGTCATCGTTAGCAATAAAGCTTAATAAATCTGTCACTagttccccacccccccacccccccaagctTCAGGCAAGCAGGTTGACTTTCTCGGGGTCATTTTCTGCCTGTTGGAGAGCTACAGAAAGacgacaccagaggtgggttcctaccagttcgcaccagttcggtagaaccggttcgtcaaatctaccgaaccggttagaagaggttccaccagtggacccggaaagcaggccacacctacagaagaggttccaaatttttttgaaacccaccactgacagacagacagacacacacacacacacacacacagagacagactcacacagagagagggagagaaagagaaagaaaggaagaaaaaaaaggaaaagtgagatgaaagaaaagagggaaaaagggacagagagacaaaaggaaggaaagagagagagagagagaaaaaaacaacaacacatggccggcaagccactcccaccaggtcacctggccggcaagccactcccaccaggtcacatggccggcaagccactcccaccaggtcacatggccagcaagccactcccacaaaggaggccacacccacagagtaggttcgaaaaaactttgaaacccaccactggacgacACCAACCCTTCCCAATCCAGATCCCACCTCTCCTCCCTCACCTGTGTTCATCCGGATGACAATGTCCCCGATATAAATGCCATCTGCCAGGTAATCCAGGAGGAGCCAACAGAGCAAATACCTTCTCTGGAGCTCATTGAAACAGGCTCTGCAAAGAGAAGAGAGCTGAAGCCCGTGAAGAGCCCGTGACAAAGAGGGCAGGGAGGCCATGGGGGCCACCAGGCAGGCCTTTCCAGAGGGAAAACAGGCGAATCGTCGCCATAGGATGGACATTCCTCACGGCATATTTTGTCCTCCTTCGTCCAAAGCTGAAAGTAAGGGCCAGCTAGTCTAACGGTGAAGGCaccagtctagaaaccaggaaactgtgagttcttaGTCTCTCCttagctgggggactttgggccagagTCCTCTCAACCCACAACatcggggttccaccacaaaaccgcggtagactaaagcgcgctcgacgaaagcgcgtacgtgacgtcatcacagcgcgacgaaaacagcacactgtgagcggtaaatttaaaattaaggcgaaaaccttaccctaacccccccaaacctaaccctaaacctaaccctaagcctaacccttaacctaaccctaaacctaaccctaaacctaacccttaacctaacgctaaacctaacgctaacccttaacctaaccttaaacctaaccctaacccttaacctaaccctaaccctaaacctaaacctaacccttacctttatgtgaatcggcttgctttaattttattttaattttaatttaatttatttttaattttatttgtcgcgctgctgatgacgtcacgtatgcgctttaatcgggcgcgctttagtggaccgcggttttgacgggtcacgcaacaTCGGGCTCAGGCAACAGGCCAGCCGGTCAATTTCTGTCATGATCAAATGGTTCGACCTTCAGttgatctgatttttaaaaaaatgggccctgCGCTTGTAGAAAACCACTAggaaggtgtgtatgtgtgtgtggggagttAAAGGCTGAAAATCAATTTGTTAAAAGGGACCCATAGTGATGGGAGCAAGTATTTGGATGTTCTGTGCAGGGGACTGACTGGTCCTCCCTTGCCTTGGACCAAAAGGGCTTccttgatttttttgggggggggtgggaggTGTCCCCCAGGAGAGGAAAGACAGCCAGCACAATTTCCGGGGACAGCTGTTGGGCCTCCGTGCATCAGAAGATGAGAGCTGCCCACCAGCAAAATAATTCCTTCTGATGGCTGAGCTGTCCGAAAGAATCTCTGTCCCTACATGCTCATCCTCTGCAGCCAGTGGAAGAGAGGAAGCATGGGAGGGACGGAAGGAGGCAGCCTGGGTGTGCCAGCTCAGGTCTGCAGTGGGTAGATGATCACCTATGGGGCAGAATAAGGGCTAGGAAAGGGtcgacttagcaatagcaatagcagttagacttatataccacttcatagggcttcccatgacccgtcaaaaccgcggtccactaaagcgcgcccgatcaaagcgcgtacgtgacgtcatcagcagcgcgacaaataaaattaaaaataaattaaattaaaattaaattaaagcaagccgattcacataaaggtaagggttaggtttaaggttagggttagggttaggttaagcgttagggttaggtttagggttaggttaagagttagcgttaggtttagcgttaggttaagggttaggtttagggttaggtttagggttaggtttgggggggttagggtaaggttttcgcgttaattttaaatttaccgctcacagcgtgccgttttcgtcacgctgtgatgacgtcacgtacgcgctttagtcgaccgcgctttagtcgaccgcggttttgtggtggaaccagggcttccagccctctctaagcggtttacagagtcagcatatcgcccccaacagtctgggtgctcattttacccacctcggaaggatggaaggctgagtcaaccttgagcctggtgagatttgaacccgccgaactgcagataacagtcagctgaagtagcctgcagtactgcactctacccactgcgccacctcggctcttaaacttGGGAATATTTGCTTCCACACTGCAATTGCTGGAGCCTGCTCGATTGCTCAGTTGGTAGGCCCCCGGGGAGCTGGGGAGCCAGGTCACCCCAGGAagtgagacacacacacccccacaggAGGCAAGCCCCAAAAGCCACACTCCCCACTCACCTGGCAACCAGCACGCACCAATTGTACAGCACTGGTATTGCGATCACTAGGAGCCAACGATAGTACCAATTCCCAGCAGGGTCCACCACAAGGACTTTCCATTTCTTCCTGGGAACACagtcaaaacctttttttaaaggaactgaGTTGCACTGGGTGCAACTCAGTTGCACTCATCAGCAGAGCTGATGAGAGGAAGAATTGGGCTCCAGTTCAGATAGGGGTCTGGAGGCTGaagggtgtgtgcgtgtgtcgtgtgtgtgtgtgtgtgtgtgtgtgtgagagagagagagagagagagagagagagagagagaaagagagatggagagagagagagatggagagagagagagacagagagggagagagagggagagaaggaaggaaggaaggcaggaaggaaggaaggaagcaaggaaggaaggaaggaaggggggtgtGTGACTTGAGGAAGCCAAAGCACAGCCACCGCCATACTTCTGCCCAGCATCCACCGCCTTGGCTTCAGGAAAGCACATCCTTGGTTAGCCCAGGGGAAGAAAGAGACAGCGCCAATCTCTGGCTGAATGGTCTACTTCCTGAACAGATAATGAGAGGATTCTGGAGCTGGCCATGACTCACCGCCCTTCAATCTGTCTTGGGgacatctagtttaatgaaaagaaggaccaagggggacatgacagcaatgttccaatatctaaggagctgccccaaagaagaaggggtcaacctattctccagagcacccgaaggcagaacaagaagccatggatgggaAAACAatcaacttggaaataagaagaaacttccacaatcaatcagtggaacccCTTGTCTCCAGACGTTGTAGGTAGCCTAACacactggacagccacttttctgaaatggaatagggcagtgatgatggcaaaccttttcggcaccaagtgcccaaactggaacatgtgtgcatgtgtgtgcatgtgcccacaggaGTGCAGGAAACCCGAAGACCCAGTGGCTGGCATATGCATGTCTGTTTTTTGGGCAGTTTTGGCCGGTGTTTTGGGCTGTTTCCAAGCCACTTTTGACCcaaaaaatgccctgaaaatgccCTTAAAAACaccccagaaaatggcctgtaAACACCCAGAAAAATgtcccaaaaaacagcctgaaaaatgacccagtaaatggcctgaaaatggcctgaaaatcaGCTTGAAAAATGACCTGGATTTTGGGcgtttggggggctgttttccagCACCCGTTAATGTGGTGGAATGTGAtggtgcgcatgcccacagagaggcctgTGCGTGCCACCTccagttcgccatcacgggcaggggtgggttcctaccagttctaacctcttctatagaagaggttccacaaatctacagtgccgtttagaaccggttccagctccctccccccgcccgtccgcacatcatcaagacgaagagcgagaggaggaattctgggagttgaagtccacaagtcttaaagctgtcatgtttgaacacccctggggtattttttttctaaagggttaggggtgcaagggtcttgtaacttgacagctttaagacttgcacacttcaatgcctgagttactgagccaacattttgtttgctaagcaagagcgttgttaagtggatttcaccacattttacaagttgcccacggccacccagtcacatggctggcaaaccactcccacaaagcagaccacacctacagaagaggttctaaaaaaaatttgaaacccaccactgagcatgggtatagggtttcttcc from Thamnophis elegans isolate rThaEle1 chromosome 12, rThaEle1.pri, whole genome shotgun sequence encodes the following:
- the CNGA2 gene encoding cyclic nucleotide-gated olfactory channel, producing the protein MAKNNGANHQRAASVKPKGNLEQTKLGNHESRLPSVDDDDDVSSELQRVAALEDADHSPKGALSRIARLVMAVRGWAKKGKKEEERVDSFLARFRGPDVKGLATDSATAGGDGLAGQRHKKKKWKVLVVDPAGNWYYRWLLVIAIPVLYNWCVLVARACFNELQRRYLLCWLLLDYLADGIYIGDIVIRMNTGFLEQGLLVKDFKKLRAKYFATLQFKLDILSILPTDLVYFAVGIHRPELRFNRLLHFPRMFEFFDRTETRTSYPNIFRICNLVMYILVIIHWNACIYYAISKAIGFGEDTWVYPNISDPEYGYLTREYIYCLYWSTLTLTTIGETPPPVRDEEYLFVIFDFLIGVLIFATIVGNVGSMISNMNANRAEFQAKIDAVKHYMHFRKVSREMEAKVIRWFDYLWTNKKTVDEWEVLKNLPDKLRAEIAINVHLETLKKVRIFQDCEAGLLVELVLKLRPQVFSPGDYICRKGDIGKEMYIIKEGKLAVVADDGITQFALLTAGCCFGEISILNIKGSKMGNRRTANIRSIGYSDLFCLSKEDLMEAVTEYPDAKRVLEERGREILTKEGLLDEAAAAESMEAMDVGQKLDRLETSLETLNTRFSRLLAEYDAAQMKLKQRLTSLEAKLKEDKEEELFLEGIISPLAGEEEKTSP